Proteins encoded in a region of the Solanum dulcamara chromosome 9, daSolDulc1.2, whole genome shotgun sequence genome:
- the LOC129904540 gene encoding pleiotropic drug resistance protein 1-like: protein MFVEEVMHLVELGPLRSAIVGGVKVLSTEQRKRLTIAVELVASPSIIFMDEPTWGMDARAAAFVMRTIRNTVDTGRTIICTIHQPSIDIFEAFDELFLMKRGGQEIYVGPLGSHSCHLIKYFEVSYPSERELSFFESMLGVSKIKDGYNPATWNVFCYIKTDLELGNDTFSAFFSFSFLKKTVYFHMVEMVLLVLSCCLDLAWFGWITIWRSPE from the exons ATGTTTGTTGAGGAAGTCATGCATCTTGTGGAGCTTGGACCGTTAAGATCAGCCATAGTTGGTGGGGTCAAGGTTCTCTCAACTGAACAACGCAAAAGGTTGACCATTGCAGTGGAGCTAGTGGCTAGCCCCTCTATCATTTTCATGGATGAACCAACCTGGGGGATGGATGCAAGGGCTGCTGCATTTGTTATGAGAACTATTAGGAACACTGTTGACACAGGAAGAACCATTATTTGTACCATCCATCAGCCTAGTATCGACATTTTTGAAGCCTTTGATGAG CTCTTTCTAATGAAACGAGGAGGACAAGAGATATATGTTGGTCCATTGGGTAGCCATTCTTGCCATTTGATCAAATACTTTGAGGTAAGTTATCCAAGTGAAAGAGAGCTTTCCTTTTTTGAGTCAATGCTTGGAGTAAGTAAAATAAAAGATGGCTACAATCCGGCAACTTGGAATGTATTTTGTTACATCAAAACTGATTTAGAGCTTGGAAATGACACATTCTCTGCATTTTTTTcgttttcatttttaaaaaaaacagtgTATTTCCATATGGTGGAGATGGTACTACTGGTGTTGTCCTGTTGCTTGGACCTTGCATGGTTTGGTTGGATCACAATTTGGAGATCTCCAGAATAA